The following DNA comes from Streptococcus pasteurianus.
AGAGTTGCTAGCAACTCATCAATGATGATTAATGCTTCGTCTCTTCTTTCTTTTTCCTCAGAAAACCACTTTAAATTCGGCATAAATCTCCCTCCAAATACCTGCTTATTAGCTCGTTGTTAGGCAATATTAGTTAGTCAAAAGAAACGCTACGAATAAAGGTGACAATGAGTAAAGCGACTACGTAATATGGCAGAAAGCGAGTACCGAGCAAAGCCGCTACAACACCAGCTCCCATTCCTATTATCAAGCTATTTAATATTGGATTTTTAACTATTTTTTTCATCTTTTCTCCCTGAAAGTCTAAATCATCAAGAACACTTGGCAAACTGTCCAAGAAAAATTTTTCACATCTCTCCACGATTCCCTCACATCAGAAAGTTATTTAATAACCACTAATTACTATAATCCTTTTTGAGTGATAATTTCATTTAATGTCATGAAATGACCAAAAATAGTCGTGAAAGGTCAAAATTATCAATTAAGAGTTTTCTTATGACTTGCCTGTCTTTTTGGCACAGCAGTAACAATTTTGAAAATAAATACTTACAATCATCATTTGATAATTGCTGTATTGACAAGTTTTCCCAAGTGTCGTGACGATGTTTTCTATTATTTTTTTATACTAAAGTTATCAATGACCACCGCCCACGACACCCATAGCCATAAGACCACGTCCGAGATTTTTTTCAAATTCTCCATATGTCGCGATTTTTTGATAAAAAGTGTTCACCGATGCGCTCATTTTTGTTTTCTTGGCAATATTTGCAACACCGATTCGACGTAAATCAGATGCCAAAGACATCACAGCTCTATCAAAATCCTGACCTGCTTCTACCGCATTTTTGAAAGTTAGTAATGCTTGACGTTCTTCATCTTTGATGTCAACAGACAAGACAAGGTCATAAATCTCATTTAACAACTTTTCTTTTACTAATTTTGTCATAATGTCTCCTTCTAAGGCAATAAAGCATTGACAAGACTACGACCAAAATCGCGTCCAAACATGTAAATCATTTTTAAATCTGCGAATAAACGGTTAATAACAAATGATGCCAATAACCAAAACCGCTGTTTTATACTGTGAAAATAATGTTTTTATCATAAATACTCCCTATAACCCCAATATTTCAGAAAATGGCAGGTAATCCGTCGTAAATTCTAACTTTTGAGCTTCGTCAGTAGAGACTTGAGCTTGTTGAATGAATTTTTTTGAAAGTCATCCAACGCCAACTCAGAATGACAAAGCTAATGATTTCCAGTTGTGATGTACCATTTCCCCAAAAATTTCAACGTCGTCGAAAACTGCAACTCTTCTGTCAGATTTGTCTGGTCGATAACATAGATTTTTTCATGTGTATAGATTGAAAAAATAATCTTTTTAATTCATTATTTTACTGATGCCACTGACATGACAATCACCTACTTTCACTTATATTTCCTATAATACGCCTACATTATACTCCTTTTCAATTCATAACGAACACTCAAGTCGCAAAACGTTGTTTTTCAGTCGCGAATGGTTATTTTTTAATACTTGCCGTTCACGACTGACTTTGACATCTTGTGATTTTAAAATGACATAAAAATGATGATTTGGACTTTTTTAATACCGTTTACGACCTAAAAACGACGTTTTATGACTTAGAAAAAGCTTTTAAGAACTTTTCTGCTACAATTAATTACTAAGGAGGTTTATAAAAATGATGACAGAAAAAATGTTTAAAGAGTTAGATCAATCTGAATTAGAGAAAACGATTGGTGGAAAGAATAAGGATTTCTTAATTGTTGGACCTTTTGATTGGTTAAAGAAAAATCATAAGCCTACTAAACACGCTTAAACCAAAAATCATTCGACTATTTCAGTCGAATGATTTTTTGATTCGTATTGTTTGTCTGAAATGATAATTCTTGCTTGATGTTTGTACCGACATATTTGGATACTTTTTCAACATCTGGTTAACCGTTTTAAGACCAACACCTCGTCCAAAGCCCTTACTTGAATAATTCTTCTGGTAAATCAATTCCACAGGAACTCGCTCTTCTTTTGTGGTGTTATCTATAATTAGTAAATAGTCATCCCCTTGATAGAAACAAGCAATAATCATGGCAGGCTTTTCAGCTTCAATAGCCGCTTCAATCGCATTGTCACATAAAATGGAGACGAGCCGCACATAATCTAACAAAGGAATATCTGGAGTTCCAATTTTATCTTTAACTTCTAATTCTACCTCAATATGATGAGATTCCGCTTCTAAAAATTCAGCTGATAAAAGGCTTTTTATCGCATCATTATCAATATTAGTCAATCGTCCAATATTGAAGCGACTATGCTGAATAAACTTTCCAGAATCCTCTAAAACGGCATTATAAATATTCCTCACCATACTCATATCATTTTGGTCGATTCCCTCTTTTAAACTCGCTAAGATATTAGCATAATCATGACGAAAAGCTCTTAGTTCCTCATATAAGCCTTCGATTTGCTTGCTATATACCGACAAAGAATGCAGTTCTTGCTCCCGCGCTAACGATACTTCTTTCTCCAGCCAATTTTGATAAGAGCGATTCATATAAAACAACATTAAAGTGAAGAAAGTGAAATAGAGAACCACCAACCATTGGCGATAAACCAAGTTTGGGACACCACCATAAACTTCCATACCTGTTAAAAATTCAATCATGACATAGTAAAACATCATTGTTAAATCTGTAAATATTAGTTTCTTTCGTAGATTTTTTATCTCACTTAGTGCAATAAAAGTTTGAAAGTTAATTTTAAACAACTGCACCATCATAAAATACATCAGAATTATTGAAAATTCTACAATGACAAATAATAAATTATTTTTATCTAAATCGGTATAACTAAAATTAAAAAATGGAATAATGAAGAAACTAATAATTCTTTTAAAAGCACTCTCTATAACCCATGGAATACTCCCATAAAATACGTATAGAGAAAAGGGCAAGGTTTTATCTCTCAAATAAGATAGAAACATCAATATTAAAATACGACCGATAATAGTATAAAACCATGTAAAATCAATGACGAAGAAAGCAACAGCTATCGTTACTATTTCCCACAATTTCAGTTTTTCTCCTCTAACATTAGAGTAAATCAACATAATCACAGGATAGTAAGCTAGTTCACTTAGATAATCACTCATTAGCTTCTCACCTCATCTCATTCAATAGAGGTTTTATTTTATCCCTCGAAACTAAGCAAGAGTCCCCAGTTTCGAAATAAACACTTCGTATCGCTTTATCAAATCTGACCACATTATCCACATTAATGATAAAAGAACGGTGACACTTGAAAAGACGTTTATCTGATTTAGCAATCTCTGCAATCGTCGCATAAAATTCCACTCTTTCATTTCTCGTATGCAAAATCACACGGTGCACGGCAGGAGATGTTTCGAAATAAAGAATGTCACTATATAGAACGCGCACACGTGCTTTAGGAGTTTCAAACAAAAAGGAATTTTCGCCGAAATTATCATTTTGATGTTTCATGGCTTCCTTTAGGCACAACTCTATGCGTTCACTAAATGCTTGGTCATTCAGGTTCTTATCAATAAAATCAATCGCCCCTACTAACGCTTGGTAAGTCAGCAGCATAAATTCTGAATGGGTTGTTACAAAAACAATGATAGCCGTTGCATCTTGTTCACGAATGGCTTTAGCGACATCAATTCCTTGTTTTTCGTCGTCTCTGATTTCTAAATCAAGAAAGAAAATTTGATGCTCTCCTTTTTCAGTTGCCTTAGCTATAATCTCATTTGCGGAACTAAACACCTCTATTCTCTGATAGTCCCAATTATTTTTTGCCATAATGGTCGCAATCTCGCGTTCCATACGAAATTGCTGTATGATATTATCCTCTAGTACATAAATATCTAACATAAATCTCCTCTAAAAATCAGTCATTTGAAATGATTTCTTTTAGTTGACTTCCTTTACTTCGTGCATAATGTACAGGTCGTTTTTCATCTCCAACATATAAAAGTCGCTGCTCTCTATCCATTATCCGTATTGTATCCCTATTTACCAAAGTATCACGGTGACACCTAAGGAACTGATGATATTCTCTTTCAATATCTTTTAATTGATGATAAATGTGATATTCCTTATCGGTGGTTACCACCTTGACCATATGAATTTTTTCTTTAGAGACTTGAATAAAAAGGATATCGTCAATAGCCAATTTATAATCTCTCCTGTTAATTGTAAATTTAAAATATTTCATAAATCATTATTCCCTCCAATAACATTATAAAGGAAATATTGATAAAAAAATCTCCAAGTCATAAACAGACAAAATAAGGTCACGAACGGTCACTTTTTATTGTAACATAGTAAAATAATATTCTGATATACTAAAAAAACAAAAATTAAGTACACTAACAACTAGTGAATAATTTTTGTTTTTCCATATTAGAGAAGTGATTAAAAGACATTGAGTAACAAACCTAATCCAAGAACAAAAAGAATAATCCCAGATAGGCCGCCGCTCCATAAACTAGCCAACAGAAACTGCGATGTGTTTTCATTGCCATCTACTTTAGTGTCAGTAAGTAACTTATAAGTGTTGAACTCTTTTAAAGCTGGGGAAAACTGACGACAATAGTAACAAGTCGGACGTCCAACATAAATCACGTGCTCTTTTCCGTCCTCTGTAAACATAGCATAAACATCTGTCATTGGAACGTGATTAAAGTCTGCGACATTTTCTTCATATTGGGGAATGGTGACTTCAGCTTCTTCTGGCTCATCTGATGTGTCTGATGCTATGGTTGATTCCATTATAACTGATGAATTATCAGCCGTTTCAATTGATAATACCTCCTCAGTTTTTTCGGATTGACTTTCTGAAATATCATTTGATGGCTCAATAATATCTGTTGCTAGATTCTCTGTAACATTATCCCCATTATCCACAACTTCTGTCGTTTCAGTTGTAGGCACAAGCTCATCATCAGCAAAGACAGAAACGGTAACCATTGATAAAACAGTTGCAAATAATAAAATTGTTGATTTTAAAACATTCTTTTTCATAAAATCTCCTTTTAATTAAGATTGTCACCGCGATTGACCAGTTCAGTTTAACAAATTCTCTTGGAAATAAACGTCCAAGTCGTAATTTGTCATTTTTAGGTCATAAACGGTAAAATTTGATTAAAACAAAAGCTGATAGGCAATCTATCAGCTTGAAAATAAATGTTTTAT
Coding sequences within:
- a CDS encoding thioredoxin domain-containing protein codes for the protein MKKNVLKSTILLFATVLSMVTVSVFADDELVPTTETTEVVDNGDNVTENLATDIIEPSNDISESQSEKTEEVLSIETADNSSVIMESTIASDTSDEPEEAEVTIPQYEENVADFNHVPMTDVYAMFTEDGKEHVIYVGRPTCYYCRQFSPALKEFNTYKLLTDTKVDGNENTSQFLLASLWSGGLSGIILFVLGLGLLLNVF
- a CDS encoding bacteriocin immunity protein — protein: MTKLVKEKLLNEIYDLVLSVDIKDEERQALLTFKNAVEAGQDFDRAVMSLASDLRRIGVANIAKKTKMSASVNTFYQKIATYGEFEKNLGRGLMAMGVVGGGH
- a CDS encoding response regulator transcription factor; this encodes MLDIYVLEDNIIQQFRMEREIATIMAKNNWDYQRIEVFSSANEIIAKATEKGEHQIFFLDLEIRDDEKQGIDVAKAIREQDATAIIVFVTTHSEFMLLTYQALVGAIDFIDKNLNDQAFSERIELCLKEAMKHQNDNFGENSFLFETPKARVRVLYSDILYFETSPAVHRVILHTRNERVEFYATIAEIAKSDKRLFKCHRSFIINVDNVVRFDKAIRSVYFETGDSCLVSRDKIKPLLNEMR
- a CDS encoding LytTR family DNA-binding domain-containing protein; this translates as MAIDDILFIQVSKEKIHMVKVVTTDKEYHIYHQLKDIEREYHQFLRCHRDTLVNRDTIRIMDREQRLLYVGDEKRPVHYARSKGSQLKEIISND
- a CDS encoding sensor histidine kinase codes for the protein MSDYLSELAYYPVIMLIYSNVRGEKLKLWEIVTIAVAFFVIDFTWFYTIIGRILILMFLSYLRDKTLPFSLYVFYGSIPWVIESAFKRIISFFIIPFFNFSYTDLDKNNLLFVIVEFSIILMYFMMVQLFKINFQTFIALSEIKNLRKKLIFTDLTMMFYYVMIEFLTGMEVYGGVPNLVYRQWLVVLYFTFFTLMLFYMNRSYQNWLEKEVSLAREQELHSLSVYSKQIEGLYEELRAFRHDYANILASLKEGIDQNDMSMVRNIYNAVLEDSGKFIQHSRFNIGRLTNIDNDAIKSLLSAEFLEAESHHIEVELEVKDKIGTPDIPLLDYVRLVSILCDNAIEAAIEAEKPAMIIACFYQGDDYLLIIDNTTKEERVPVELIYQKNYSSKGFGRGVGLKTVNQMLKKYPNMSVQTSSKNYHFRQTIRIKKSFD